A segment of the Dehalococcoidia bacterium genome:
TGCACCAGGCCTTCCTTGCCGGGCGCAATCTCGACGAAGGCGCCGAAGTTCATCAGGCGCGTCACCTTGCCGGTGTACACCTGGCCGACCTCGACGTCCTTCGTCATGCCTTCGATGATGTCGATCGCGCGGCGCGCCGACTCTTCGTTCGTTGCGCCGATGTACACAGAGCCGTCGTCTTCGATGTCGATCGAAGCGCCGGTCTCCTCGATGATCGAGCGGATGATGCGCCCACCCGGGCCGATAACCGTGCCGATCTTCTGAGGGTCGATCTGCAGGCGGTACATGCGCGGGGCGAACGGCGACATCTCCTCGCGCGGCTCGCTGATCGCCTCGAGCATCCGGTTGAGGATGAACATGCGTCCTTCGCGGGCCTGCGCGACGGCCGCGCGCATGACGTCCATGGGAATGCCCTGGATCTTGATGTCCATCTGGAGCGCCGTGATGCCCTTCTCGGTGCCGGCGACCTTGAAGTCCATGTCGCCCATGGCGTCTTCGAGGCCGGCGATGTCAGTTAGCACCTTGTAGTTGCCGTCTTCACCCATGATCAGGCCCATCGCGACGCCCGACACCGGGGCCGTGATCGGCACGCCTGCGTCCATCAGCGACAGCGTGCTGCCGCAGGCGCTGCCCATCGACGTGCTGCCGTTGCTGGACAGCACTTCGGAGACGACGCGGATCGTGTAGGGGAAGTCTTCGACGCTCGGCAGCACGGGAACGATGGCCCGCTCAGCCAGCGCACCGTGGCCGATCTCGCGGCGGCCGGCGCCGCCCATGCGGCCCGTCTCGCCGACGGAGTACGGCGGGAAGTTGTAGTGGTGCAGGTAGCGCTTGCTCTCGACGGGCGAAAGGTTGTCGAGCTTCTGCGCGTCGCCGACGCCGCCGAGCGTCGTGATACTCAGCACTTGCGTCTGTCCACGCGTGAAGAGGCCGCTGCCGTGCGTGCGCGGCAACAGGTTCACCTCGCAGGTAATGGGACGCACCGTTACCGAATCGCGACCGTCGGGGCGGCGGTCGTGCTTGAGGATCGAATCGCGAATCGTCTTCTTCATGAAGGCGTCGAGGGCCTGCTCGACGGCGCTCTCGCCGTACTGCTCGCCGTACTTCTCGACGAGCTGCGCGCGGTGGTCGTCGAGCGCGCCCTGGCGTTCGTCCTTCGCAAGCGCGATGAACTGCTCGACGTTGCCGGAGAGATCGGCGAACACCTTCTCCTTAAGCGCGTCAGGCGCGGTCTCCGCCACGAACTCCCACTTGGTAACAGGGAACATTTTCGTCAGTTCGTCCTGCAGCTCGATGATAATGCGGTTCTGCTGCTGCGCGAAGTCCATCGCGCCGAGAATGACGTCTTCGGGCGCTTCGCTGGCGCCGGCTTCGACCATCATGATGGCGTCGCGGGTACCGGCGACGACCATGTCGATGAGGCTCTCCTCGAGCTGGTCGAAGGTCGGGTTGACGATGTACTGACCATCGATGTAGCCGACGCGCACCGAGCTCACCGGCCCGTTGAACGGGATCTCGCTGATGCTTAGCGCCGCCGAAGCGCCAACGGTGCCGAGCACATCCGGGTCGTTCTCACGGTCGGCGGAGAGCACGGTGATGACGATCTGGACGTCGTTGCGCATGCCCTTCGGGAAGAGGGGGCGCAGCGGCCGGTCGGTCAGGCGCGCGCTGAGGATCGCCTCGGTGCTGGGGCGGCCTTCGCGGCGAAAGAACGAGCCGGGGATCTTGCCGATCGCGTAGAGCTTCTCTTCGAAGTCGATGGTGAGCGGGAAGAAGTCCATGCCCGGGCGGGGCTTCCTCGCCATGGTGGCGGTGCAGAGCACGACCGTGTCGCCGTAACGCACGGTAACCGCGCCACCCGCGAGCCCGGCGATGCGCCCCGTTTCGAGCGTGAGCGTCTTGCCGCCGAGCTCTCGTGTGACTGTCTTGATATCAGCCATGTTCTGTGTGTTCCTCCATCCTCCATCGAGGTCGTGGTTGCAGGTCATGTCGGACCTGATCGTGGTTGTGTTGATCTGGCATGCAGCCGCCCCTGGCGGTGCGTGTCTTCGACTCGAGGAGGGATTGGTGGTGTTCGGGCGGCGCCGCAGCGTCCGCTAGTGCCATCAGACCGAACTCGAGGGGAGACTCTTTTCTTCCGTTCCCTGCGAAGCCGGACCCTGCCGGTCGCAAATGAAACAGCCTCCGCAGAGGCTGTTCGTCTACTTGCGGAGGCCGAGTCTTGCGAGGATGGTGCGGTAGCGCGTGACGTCCCTGTTATTGAGATACGCCAACAGGCGACGACGCTGCCCGACAAGCTTCAGGAGCCCGCGCTGGGTGTGGTAGTCGTGCTTGTTACGCTTCAGATGTTCGGTGAGGTTGTTGATGCGCTCCGTGAGGATTGCGATCTGGACTTCGGTCGACCCGGTATCGGTCTCGTGGCCCTTGTACTCGCCGATCAGTTCGGCTTTGCGCTCTGTGGTTAGCGCCATGCGACGTTCCGTCCTCTTTCTACTCGAAGGTGAGTCTAACAGAGGCCTTCGGGGGTCGCAAATCAGGGATTCATAGTAAAAGGACGTCCCCATGATACGTTCTGGTGAAGCCACGACCCCCCCGGCCATCGAGGAGAGCACGTTGACCGTCGCGATCGTCACTGACAGCACCGCGTGCATCCCGCCGCAAGTCGTGCAGCGCTACGGCATCGAGGTGGTGCCGGTGCACATCATCTTCGGCGGCCGCACGTTCGCCGATGCGATGCTGCCGGACGACGAGTTCTACGCGCTGCTGCGCTCATCGCGCGAGCGGCCGACGACGGCGGCGCCATCGCCCGGCATGTTCCTCGACGCGATCGCGCGGGCGGCACGCCGCGCCGACAGCGTGCTGTGCATCACCGTCTCCGCGCAGTTCAGCGCGATGTACGACGCGGCGCGCCAGGCGATCGCGATGCTCATGAGCGAATCACCGGACGCCGACATCCGGATCATCGACTCGCGGAACGCCGCGATGGCACAGGGGTTCGTCGTGATCGAGGCGGCACGCCTGGCGCACGCCGGCGCATCGATCGAAGACGTCATGGCTCGCGCGCAGGACATGACGGCGCGCGTCACACTGCTGGCGATGCTCGACACGCTGGAGTTTCTCGCGCGGGGCGGCCGCGTGCCGCGAGTGGCAGCGTGGGCGGCGGGGCTGCTGCAGATGAAGCCGATCGTGCGGTTCAGCGCTTCCGACATCAAGCTGGCGGCGCGCACGCGCACGCGGCGGCGGGCGCTCGAACGCATCGCGGCGATGACGGTCGACGCTGCGCACGGCCGGCGGATCCACCTGGCGGTGCATCACGCCGACGCGCTCGAAGACGCGGAGGCGCTGCGCGACCGGCTGGTGGGCGCGCTCAACGTCGAGGAGTCGTTCGTCACGGAGTTCACGCAGGT
Coding sequences within it:
- a CDS encoding DegV family protein, producing the protein MIRSGEATTPPAIEESTLTVAIVTDSTACIPPQVVQRYGIEVVPVHIIFGGRTFADAMLPDDEFYALLRSSRERPTTAAPSPGMFLDAIARAARRADSVLCITVSAQFSAMYDAARQAIAMLMSESPDADIRIIDSRNAAMAQGFVVIEAARLAHAGASIEDVMARAQDMTARVTLLAMLDTLEFLARGGRVPRVAAWAAGLLQMKPIVRFSASDIKLAARTRTRRRALERIAAMTVDAAHGRRIHLAVHHADALEDAEALRDRLVGALNVEESFVTEFTQVMGVHTGPGLTGVAFWTE
- the rpsO gene encoding 30S ribosomal protein S15; the protein is MALTTERKAELIGEYKGHETDTGSTEVQIAILTERINNLTEHLKRNKHDYHTQRGLLKLVGQRRRLLAYLNNRDVTRYRTILARLGLRK
- a CDS encoding polyribonucleotide nucleotidyltransferase yields the protein MADIKTVTRELGGKTLTLETGRIAGLAGGAVTVRYGDTVVLCTATMARKPRPGMDFFPLTIDFEEKLYAIGKIPGSFFRREGRPSTEAILSARLTDRPLRPLFPKGMRNDVQIVITVLSADRENDPDVLGTVGASAALSISEIPFNGPVSSVRVGYIDGQYIVNPTFDQLEESLIDMVVAGTRDAIMMVEAGASEAPEDVILGAMDFAQQQNRIIIELQDELTKMFPVTKWEFVAETAPDALKEKVFADLSGNVEQFIALAKDERQGALDDHRAQLVEKYGEQYGESAVEQALDAFMKKTIRDSILKHDRRPDGRDSVTVRPITCEVNLLPRTHGSGLFTRGQTQVLSITTLGGVGDAQKLDNLSPVESKRYLHHYNFPPYSVGETGRMGGAGRREIGHGALAERAIVPVLPSVEDFPYTIRVVSEVLSSNGSTSMGSACGSTLSLMDAGVPITAPVSGVAMGLIMGEDGNYKVLTDIAGLEDAMGDMDFKVAGTEKGITALQMDIKIQGIPMDVMRAAVAQAREGRMFILNRMLEAISEPREEMSPFAPRMYRLQIDPQKIGTVIGPGGRIIRSIIEETGASIDIEDDGSVYIGATNEESARRAIDIIEGMTKDVEVGQVYTGKVTRLMNFGAFVEIAPGKEGLVHISELADFRVPSVEEAVSPGEEVQVMVTEIDSMGRVNLSRRAVLAGETDPSEVVKRQQAERQNRGPGGGGDRGGRGGPGGGRDRRPGGGGGGGYGGRGGGNGGSGGGRDRRGGGGGRDRRPGGGGGYGDGGPPPPPPRPPFAGGGGTNQD